A single window of Nicotiana sylvestris chromosome 5, ASM39365v2, whole genome shotgun sequence DNA harbors:
- the LOC104242945 gene encoding microtubule-associated protein 70-5-like has protein sequence MAGFDEVGGGEEYFLDPLIFELNSLHNQLKEKKRELGAAQSEIKALKATDVLKDKALEELGSEVQRLEEKLKINENLLEQKNLDIKNLTNEKKEALAAQYAAEATLRRVYADQKDDDSPPIESIVAPLEAEIKMYKYEIAALQENIRALERHTKSKEAALLEAERILKSALERALLVEEIQNQNFELRRQIEICQEEHKILDKSNRQKILEVEKLTQTIKELEEAILAGGAAANKIRDCQRQISELQEEKRTLERELARLKISANKVASVVANEWKDENHKVMPVKQWLEERKLLQAEMQRLRDKLTISERTAKAEAQIKDKLKLRLKTLEESLKPTASVSVVTNGSPKTQKTNHLFSILSSNAGLKKRSTSQPRASTINKTSEQQSLEKRRYYASIETRKLNKEASGDSFLKKSIWASRNKVVDSAEKENAEIKENSNGHIYSKQMPETQKIKNRAGDIEENRNSGSSESNDNDMVSGFLYDRLQKEVLCLRKFCETKESALNAKDEEIKILMKKIETLNKAIEVECRKMKREAAIRERFSINKAR, from the exons ATGGCAGGGTTTGATGAAGTTGGTGGTGGAGAAGAATATTTTCTTGATCCTCTTATCTTTGAACTTAATAGTTTGCACAACCAACTCAAAG agaAGAAGAGAGAACTGGGAGCAGCTCAAAGTGAAATAAAGGCATTGAAAGCAACAGATGTCCTCAAAGACAAGGCACTTGAAGAG CTTGGGAGTGAAGTTCAAAGACTGGAAGAAAAACTGAAAATCAACGAAAACCTTCTTGAACAAAAG AATCTTGATATCAAGAATCTCACTAATGAGAAGAAAGAAGCTCTAGCTGCACAATATGCTGCTGAAGCAACTCTTAGAAGAGTATACGCAGACCAGAAGGACGACGACTCGCCTCCTATTGAGTCCATTGTTGCTCCTCTTGAAGCAGAGATTAAGATGTATAAGTATgag ATTGCAGCATTACAGGAAAATATAAGAGCTTTGGAAAGACATACTAAGTCAAAAGAAGCAGCATTGCTTGAAGCAGAAAGGATACTAAAAAGTGCACTTGAAAGAGCATTATTAGTTGAAGAGATTCAAAATCAGAACTTTGAGCTGAGAAGACAAATTGAAATCTGCCAG GAGGAACACAAGATACTTGACAAGTCGAATCGTCAAAAGATTTTAGAAGTTGAAAAGCTTACTCAAACTATTAAAGAGCTTGAGGAGGCAATTCTTGCTGGAGGAGCAGCTGCTAACAAGATTCGCGACTGTCAACGACAAATCTCTGAACTACAA GAGGAGAAGAGGACATTGGAAAGGGAACTAGCACGACTCAAGATTTCAGCGAACAAAGTAGCAAGTGTCGTGGCAAACGAGTGGAAAGATGAGAATCACAAAGTCATGCCTGTAAAACAGTGGCTAGAAGAGAGAAAGCTGTTGCAG GCGGAGATGCAACGACTAAGAGACAAACTCACCATATCAGAAAGAACTGCAAAGGCTGAAGCACAAATCAAG GACAAGCTGAAATTGAGGCTCAAGACTTTAGAAGAAAGCCTAAAGCCAACAGCCAGTGTCTCTGTCGTTACTAATGGATCCCCAAAAACTCAAAAGACTAACCATTTGTTTAGTATTTTGTCAAGTAATGCTGGACTGAAAAAGCGATCAACGTCTCAACCAAGGGCGTCTACCATCAATAAAACTTCTGAGCAGCAAAGTTTGGAGAAAAGAAGATATTATGCTTCTATAGAAACAAGGAAACTCAACAAGGAAGCCTCTGGAGATAGCTTCCTGAAGAAGAGCATATGGGCTTCTCGAAATAAGGTTGTTGACAGTGCTGAAAAGGAAAATGCAGAAATTAAAGAAAATTCAAATGGACACATATATAGCAAGCAAATGCCAGAAACACAAAAAATCAAGAATAGGGCTGGCGACATTGAAGAGAATAGGAACAGTGGAAGCAGCGAGAGCAACGATAACGATATGGTATCCGGATTTTTGTATGATAGGCTTCAGAAAGAGGTACTATGTTTAAGGAAGTTTTGTGAGACAAAAGAGTCTGCTTTGAATGCTAAAGATGAAGAAATCAAG ATACTAATGAAGAAGATTGAGACATTAAACAAAGCCATAGAAGTTGAATGCAGGAAAATGAAGAGAGAAGCAGCTATAAGAGAGAGATTCAGTATCAACAAAGCCAGATGA
- the LOC104242946 gene encoding putative F-box protein At3g23260 — MDFHAKQWESDTKKSESFNETEDDTNEEEEEEVQQKKRKKSVAITIKDYLFNQIISKRQKFNEKSVLPHPICKGKSVLDNNKEQTDVDKALEIHFEEEIFMNILSRLPVQSLVQLKFVSKFWKTLISDPYFKMKHLSHAKNDPNSQKLLVSQDSPYKHDMYTFCCSLSSAQLVEDEQKLDCPLNFKPSGCRMYCCCDGLFFLGVYDGSYEHFLLWNPSTRESRVLPRPEYLNRCSTYGIGYDVTSDDYKILKIDGNVLDDFIMPYEILELKSGSWRNIGKHPDGRIVMSSLWDQYPLAFVHSAFHWLSTYQYMTRSYYGCYVVSFTVSNEVYREIPVLERMCYVSNSGTDQLGISELGGMICFHSTHIHQGECTFKLWVMKDYGVKESWTELLTIKETGLRLVRPKYMFANGEVLLSCGHSQQYGTIFRTSKGPFGLWPQRYDTYQVGFAYT; from the exons ATGGACTTTCATGCTAAACAATGGGAAAG CGACACAAAAAAGTCAGAATCTTTCAATGAAACTGAAGATGAcacaaatgaagaagaagaagaagaagttcaacagaagaagaggaagaaatcTGTTGCAATTACAATAAAGGATTATCTTTTCAATCAAATTATTAGCAAAAGACAAAAGTTTAATGAGAAATCAGTGCTTCCCCATCCGATTTGCAAAG GGAAGAGCGTGTTGGATAATAATAAAGAGCAGACGGATGTTGATAAG GCCCTGGAAATTCACTTTGAAGAGGAAATTTTTATGAACATTCTCAGCAGGTTACCCGTGCAGTCTCTTGTTCAATTAAAATTTGTTTCAAAATTTTGGAAGACATTAATATCTGATCCTTACTTTAAGATGAAGCATCTCAGTCATGCCAAGAAtgacccaaattcccaaaaactTCTTGTTAGCCAAGATTCGCCTTATAAACATGATATGTATACCTTTTGTTGTTCTTTATCGTCAGCTCAACTGGTTGAGGATGAACAAAAACTTGATTGCCCTTTAAACTTCAAACCATCAGGTTGCAGAATGTATTGTTGTTGTGATGGGCTGTTTTTTCTTGGTGTTTATGATGGATCTTATGAGCACTTTTTGTTGTGGAACCCCTCCACAAGAGAATCAAGAGTACTTCCCCGTCCAGAGTATTTGAATAGATGTTCTACTTACGGAATCGGATATGACGTTACTAGTGATGACTATAAGATCCTTAAGATTGATGGGAATGTACTCGATGATTTCATAATGCCCTATGAAATTCTTGAGTTGAAAAGTGGTTCTTGGAGAAATATTGGTAAGCATCCAGATGGGAGAATCGTTATGTCGTCACTTTGGGACCAGTATCCTTTGGCATTTGTACACAGTGCATTCCATTGGCTTAGTACGTACCAATACATGACTCGGTCATATTATGGTTGCTATGTGGTGTCATTTACTGTTTCAAATGAGGTGTACAGAGAGATTCCCGTGCTAGAGCGAATGTGCTATGTATCCAACTCCGGGACCGACCAGCTTGGCATTTCAGAATTGGGAGGAATGATTTGCTTTCATTCTACTCATATTCATCAGGGGGAGTGTACTTTTAAGTTATGGGTCATGAAAGATTATGGTGTCAAGGAATCTTGGACCGAATTGCTTACAATAAAAGAAACTGGTCTTCGTTTAGTCAGACCGAAATACATGTTTGCGAATGGTGAAGTTTTACTGTCTTGTGGACATTCGCAACAGTATGGTACGATATTTAGGACATCCAAAGGACCATTTGGATTATGGCCTCAACGTTACGATACCTATCAGGTAGGATTTGCGTATACATAA
- the LOC104242943 gene encoding pentatricopeptide repeat-containing protein At4g16390, chloroplastic: MASTPSSTLLSPLYESNIFCSFTSLQKLSFPLNNKLLHSKFVTLTTTHVSLQEQSDISNPTNFRKTTSSSKSSYIWVNPKSPKASQLRQKSYDSRYASLVKMAESLDSCNPVEEDLINVLAALGDKVVEQDAVVILNNMSNAETALLVLKYFQQRLKLSKEVIIYNVTLKVLRKSKDLDRAEKLFDEMLQRGVKPDNVTFSTIISCARQCNLPEKAIEWFEKLPSFGCEPDDVTYSVMIDSYGKAGNVDMALNLYDRARTEKWRIDAVTFATLIRIYGAAGNFDGCLNVYEEMKALGVRPNMAVYNSLLDAMGRAKRPWQAKNIYADMISNGFQPSWGTYASLIRAYGRARYSEDALKIYREMKEKGLELNVVLYNTLLAMCADVGLTDEAVNIFEEMKASGTCQPDSWTYSSLITINSCSGKVSEAEATLNEMMEAGFDPNIFVLTSLIQCYGKAGRTDDVVRTFDRLSDLGLSPDERFTGCLLNVLTQTPKEDLHKLTVCLEKANPKLGYVVKLLVDEEAVEEGIFKKHAAELLDGVTTDVRKAYCNCLIDICVNLNQLERACELLDIGLTLNIYADIQSRTATQWSLQLKSLSLGAALTALHIWMNDLNKALENGEEFPSLLGINTGHGKHKYSEKGLAGVFESHLKELNAPFHEAPDKAGWFLTTKVAATSWLESRRAQEVVAA, translated from the coding sequence ATGGCGTCTACTCCAAGCTCTACACTATTATCTCCTCTCTATGAATCAAACATATTCTGCAGCTTCACTTCTCTCCAAAAACTCAGCTTTCCCCTCAACAACAAGCTTCTTCACTCGAAATTTGTTACCTTAACAACAACCCATGTCTCATTACAAGAACAATCCGACATttcaaatcccactaatttcCGAAAAACCACATCTTCCTCAAAAAGTAGCTACATCTGGGTCAATCCCAAAAGCCCCAAAGCTTCTCAGTTGAGGCAAAAATCTTACGATTCCAGGTATGCTTCCTTAGTGAAAATGGCTGAGTCTTTGGATTCTTGTAACCCTGTAGAGGAAGATTTGATCAACGTTTTAGCTGCTTTGGGTGATAAAGTGGTAGAACAAGATGCTGTGGTGATTTTGAATAACATGTCTAATGCTGAAACTGCGCTGTTAGTTTTGAAATACTTTCAACAAAGGTTGAAATTGAGCAAAGAGGTGATTATTTATAACGTGACATTGAAAGTTTTGAGGAAAAGTAAGGATTTGGACAGAGCAGAGAAGTTGTTTGATGAAATGCTTCAAAGAGGGGTGAAGCCTGATAATGTAACTTTTTCTACCATCATTAGTTGTGCTAGGCAGTGCAATTTGCCTGAAAAAGCTATTGAATGGTTTGAAAAGTTACCTTCTTTTGGGTGTGAACCTGATGACGTGACGTACTCTGTGATGATTGATTCGTATGGTAAGGCCGGTAATGTAGATATGGCGTTGAATTTGTATGATCGTGCGAGAACTGAGAAGTGGCGTATCGATGCTGTGACGTTTGCTACGCTTATTAGGATTTATGGGGCTGCTGGAAATTTTGATGGGTGTTTGAATGTGTACGAGGAAATGAAAGCACTTGGTGTCAGGCCTAATATGGCTGTGTATAACAGTTTGTTGGATGCTATGGGAAGAGCTAAGAGGCCATGGCAGGCTAAGAACATATATGCGGACATGATAAGCAATGGGTTCCAACCAAGTTGGGGTACCTATGCTTCCCTCATTCGCGCCTATGGTAGGGCTCGTTATAGTGAAGATGCTCTTAAGATCTATAGAGAAATGAAGGAGAAGGGATTGGAGCTGAATGTGGTGCTATATAATACTCTTCTGGCAATGTGTGCTGATGTGGGGCTTACAGATGAGGCTGTTAACATTTTTGAGGAGATGAAAGCCTCAGGGACTTGCCAACCTGACAGCTGGACGTACTCTTCTCTAATCACCATAAACTCTTGTAGTGGGAAGGTCTCAGAGGCGGAGGCCACATTGAACGAGATGATGGAAGCAGGGTTTGATCCAAATATCTTTGTCCTGACCTCACTCATCCAGTGTTATGGAAAAGCAGGCCGGACAGATGATGTTGTAAGAACGTTTGATAGACTCTCAGATTTGGGATTATCTCCAGATGAGCGGTTTACTGGTTGTCTTCTTAATGTGTTGACGCAAACACCAAAGGAAGATCTTCATAAGCTGACTGTCTGCCTTGAGAAGGCAAATCCGAAGCTTGGTTATGTGGTGAAACTCCTGGTGGATGAAGAGGCTGTTGAAGAAGGGATTTTTAAGAAACATGCTGCTGAACTTTTGGATGGTGTAACTACTGATGTCCGGAAAGCTTACTGCAACTGTTTGATTGACATCTGCGTCAACCTTAATCAGTTGGAGAGAGCTTGTGAGTTGTTAGATATTGGGCTAACTCTCAATATCTATGCTGACATTCAATCTCGAACTGCAACTCAATGGTCTTTACAGTTGAAGAGCCTCTCTCTTGGGGCAGCTTTAACAGCATTACACATCTGGATGAATGACTTGAACAAAGCACTTGAAAATGGGGAAGAGTTCCCATCACTGCTTGGAATCAACACAGGACATGGAAAACATAAATATTCTGAGAAAGGTCTGGCAGGAGTATTTGAGTCACACCTTAAGGAATTGAATGCTCCATTCCATGAGGCACCAGATAAGGCCGGGTGGTTTTTGACTACAAAAGTTGCAGCTACATCATGGTTGGAGTCTAGACGTGCTCAAGAGGTGGTTGCTGCTTAG
- the LOC104242941 gene encoding protein PYRICULARIA ORYZAE RESISTANCE 21 → MGGDKTEKTTIMVLKVDLQCSSCYKKVKKVLCKFPQIRDQVYDEKGNTVTITVVCCDPEKFRDKLCCKGCGVIKSIEIKEPPKPKAPEKPKEPVKPKEPEKPKQPEKPKEPEKPKQPEKPTVVIIEKPKEPEKPKAPEKPKEPEKPKEPEKPKEVEKPKPKPKEPEKPKEAPKPNPVAPPSQPPPPAPEPIMVMPIQEYPQPPPGYCCGQCYEGHIGGPCYQWYGRPVPPAPCYDNYGYYYGPGPGPGPYGYGRSCYVSRCDQYFSEENATGCSIM, encoded by the exons ATGGGTGGTGACAAAACTGAAAAG ACCACTATAATGGTGCTCAAGGTTGATCTTCAGTGCTCTAGCTGCTATAAGAAGGTCAAAAAAGTTCTCTGTAAATTCCCTC AAATTAGAGACCAGGTGTATGATGAGAAGGGCAATACAGTCACAATCACTGTGGTATGTTGCGATCCTGAGAAATTTCGTGACAAATTGTGTTGTAAAGGATGTGGAGTAATTAAGAGCATTGAAATCAAAGAGCCTCCAAAGCCCAAAGCTCCTGAAAAGCCCAAGGAACCTGTAAAGCCCAAAGAACCCGAGAAGCCCAAACAACCCGAGAAGCCCAAAGAGCCCGAAAAGCCTAAACAACCTGAGAAGCCTACGGTTGTCATCATTGAAAAGCCCAAGGAGCCCGAGAAGCCTAAGGCACCGGAAAAGCCGAAAGAGCCCGAAAAGCCTAAAGAGCCGGAAAAGCCAAAAGAAGTTGAAAAGCCCAAGCCCAAGCCCAAAGAGCCCGAAAAGCCCAAAGAAGCTCCTAAACCTAATCCAGTGGCTCCACCATCACAACCACCACCGCCAGCACCAGAGCCAATAATGGTAATGCCAATTCAAGAATACCCTCAGCCGCCACCAGGATATTGTTGTGGACAATGTTACGAGGGTCATATCGGGGGCCCATGTTATCAATGGTATGGAAGACCGGTCCCTCCGGCCCCATGTTATGATAACTATGGGTATTACTATGGGCCTGGGCCTGGGCCTGGGCCGTATGGCTACGGAAGGAGCTGTTACGTGAGCAGATGTGACCAATACTTTAGTGAAGAAAATGCGACAGGATGCTCAATTATGTAA